One stretch of Halichoerus grypus chromosome 8, mHalGry1.hap1.1, whole genome shotgun sequence DNA includes these proteins:
- the ANKRD34C gene encoding ankyrin repeat domain-containing protein 34C, which yields MMDDDTELRTDGNSLLKAVWLGRLRLTRLLLEGGAYINESNDKGETALMVACITKHVDQQSISKSKMVKYLLDNRADPNIQDKSGKTALIHACIRRAGGEVVSLLLENGADPSLEDRTGASALVYAINADDKDALKHLLDACKAKGKEVIIITTDKSSSGTKTTKQYLNVPPSPKVEDRRSPPLCTSPSEIELKAPGLGSPPNEREDDLFSLQTGHLSGCNTAKSLNEPGSPTRKVGNLKRARLPQLKRLQSEPWGLIAPSVLAANMRQDETHGPSPDSEVIKSISDVSFPKRGPLSRTNSIDGKDPTLFPTVTEQVLKIAASLAPASWKAAYEKGQSSHPRLARRGTLPVDQEKAGVSPAGPPALKDSVSLKRLESDLHDLDLQAGADQLSSGSLESSKGPSDRKRLNGSLLALFHGSRESLDAAPSTSPNSARRRPPHLLERRGSGTLLLDRISHTRPGFLPPLNVSVNPPIPDIRSSSKPAPLASGLKPMVPVAPSSPKRVDLRSKRKLLRRHSMQVEQMMQLSDFEEIMT from the coding sequence ATGATGGACGACGACACGGAGCTGAGGACCGATGGAAACTCACTCCTAAAGGCGGTGTGGCTAGGGAGGCTCAGGCTGACCAGGCTCCTCCTGGAAGGGGGCGCTTATATCAACGAAAGCAATGACAAAGGGGAGACAGCTCTCATGGTGGCGTGCATCACCAAGCACGTGGACCAGCAGAGCATCAGCAAGTCCAAGATGGTGAAGTACCTGCTGGACAACAGGGCGGACCCCAACATCCAGGACAAGTCTGGCAAGACGGCGCTCATCCACGCGTGCATcaggagggctgggggagaagtGGTGTCCCTACTCCTGGAGAACGGGGCGGACCCCAGCCTCGAGGACCGCACTGGGGCTTCGGCCCTGGTCTACGCGATCAACGCAGATGACAAAGACGCCCTGAAGCACCTGCTTGACGCCTGCAAAGCCAAAGGGAAGGAGGTGATTATTATAACAACAGATAAATCCTCATCAGGCACCAAAACCACCAAGCAGTATCTCAatgtccctccttcccccaaagtGGAAGACCGGCGGTCACCTCCACTGTGCACGTCTCCTTCGGAGATCGAACTGAAGGCTCCAGGCCTGGGCTCTCCACCCAACGAGAGGGAAGATGATCTCTTCAGCCTCCAAACAGGGCATCTGAGTGGTTGCAACACTGCCAAGTCTCTGAACGAGCCTGGGTCACCCACCAGGAAAGTAGGGAACCTCAAGAGGGCCCGCCTGCCCCAGCTGAAGAGGCTCCAGTCCGAACCCTGGGGCCTGATTGCGCCCTCCGTCCTGGCTGCTAATATGCGTCAGGACGAGACCCACGGCCCCAGCCCGGACAGTGAGGTCATCAAGAGCATCAGCGATGTGTCCTTCCCCAAAAGGGGGCCGCTCTCCAGAACCAACAGTATCGATGGCAAAGACCCCACCCTCTTTCCCACAGTCACGGAACAGGTTCTGAAGATCGCAGCCTCCCTGGCACCAGCATCCTGGAAGGCGGCCTATGAGAAGGGTCAGTCTTCCCACCCTCGTCTGGCCCGAAGAGGAACTCTCCCTGTCGACCAGGAGAAGGCGGGTGTCAGTCCAGCAGGCCCCCCTGCTCTCAAAGATTCAGTGTCCCTCAAACGGCTAGAGAGTGATCTGCACGATTTAGATTTACAGGCTGGGGCTGACCAGCTCAGCTCGGGTTCCCTGGAGTCAAGCAAAGGGCCCTCGGACAGGAAGAGGCTCAACGGCTCCCTCCTGGCTCTCTTCCACGGCTCGCGGGAGTCCCTGGACGCTGCGCCCAGCACGTCCCCCAACTCGGCGCGCCGCAGGCCACCGCATCTCCTGGAAAGGCGAGGTTCTGGAACTCTGCTGCTGGACCGAATTTCGCACACCAGGCCCGGCTTCCTTCCGCCTTTAAATGTAAGTGTGAACCCACCTATCCCTGACATCAGATCTAGCAGCAAACCTGCTCCACTTGCGAGCGGCTTAAAACCCATGGTTCCCGTTGCTCCAAGTTCACCAAAGAGAGTTGATTTGAGAAGTAAAAGGAAGCTCCTCAGGAGGCACTCTATGCAAGTGGAGCAGATGATGCAGCTGTCAGACTTTGAAGAAATCATGACCTAG